One window from the genome of Schistocerca piceifrons isolate TAMUIC-IGC-003096 chromosome 1, iqSchPice1.1, whole genome shotgun sequence encodes:
- the LOC124730770 gene encoding histone H2B-like, translated as MTRRKKARTQRQIRSYARYVRSLMRTIHPRRRISKAAIDVMDSFLSDMQARLSLLKHHDCMRQVRLSEEARRLCRKAGRRTLKASDVCAAVQLLLPGELAVHARREAEAALQLAAASRATAGDKAGAAAAARTRSQSLPPS; from the exons ATGACA cggcggaagAAGGCGCGCACGCAGCGACAGATACGCTCGTACGCGCGCTACGTGCGCTCGCTCATGCGCACCATACACCCCAGGAGGCGTATTTCCAAGGCCGCCATCGACGTCATGGACTCCTTCCTGTCCGACATGCAGGCACGTCTCTCGCTGTTAAAACACCA TGACTGTATGCGGCAGGTGCGGCTGAGCGAGGAGGCGCGTCGGTTGTGCCGCAAGGCGGGCCGGCGCACGCTGAAGGCGTCGGACGTGTGCGCCGCGGTGCAGCTGCTTCTGCCAGGGGAGCTGGCGGTGCACGCGCGGCGCGAGGCGGAGGCCGCGCTGCAGCTGGCCGCCGCCAGCAGAGCCACGGCCGGCGACAAGGCGGGGGCAGCCGCGGCCGCCAGGACGCGCTCCCAGTCGCTGCCGCCCTCCTGA